The following proteins come from a genomic window of Leptospira dzoumogneensis:
- a CDS encoding Fpg/Nei family DNA glycosylase, with protein MPELPDLVIIRERLLKELPGEIIQEIEILDPLVVRHLSGGKSETSFIGSTFESLERIGPFLNFKFGPRNIVIHPMLAGRFSLDPKYKKKDLAVRIKFQNKILNYADDVHMGKVYFTEPEYFSQIPKFSDQGVDLLSENFTQEEFLKRIDKNRQQTRVFLMDQTKLSAIGNAYADEVLFDSKIHPKTPCNKLSEEEKIQLYQSIKSVLNDSIDYIRKKQAPLDFKVRDHVKVRNRKNEPCPRCGTTIRRANVLGHDSFFCPNCQRVPGEQFIDWNKTL; from the coding sequence ATGCCCGAACTTCCGGATCTGGTTATCATTCGAGAACGTCTTTTAAAAGAACTTCCAGGCGAGATAATCCAAGAGATAGAGATCTTAGATCCTCTTGTGGTTCGTCATCTTAGCGGTGGAAAATCAGAAACTTCGTTTATAGGTTCTACTTTTGAAAGTCTGGAAAGAATCGGGCCCTTTCTGAATTTTAAATTCGGTCCCAGGAATATAGTCATCCATCCGATGCTTGCCGGCCGCTTCTCCTTAGATCCAAAATATAAGAAGAAGGACCTGGCAGTTCGGATCAAATTCCAAAACAAGATCCTGAACTATGCGGATGATGTTCATATGGGAAAAGTATATTTTACGGAACCTGAATACTTCTCCCAGATCCCTAAGTTTTCCGACCAAGGAGTGGACCTTCTTTCCGAAAATTTTACCCAGGAAGAATTTTTAAAAAGAATAGATAAGAATCGCCAGCAAACACGTGTCTTTCTCATGGACCAGACCAAACTCAGCGCCATAGGAAATGCTTACGCTGACGAGGTACTTTTTGATTCTAAGATCCATCCCAAAACTCCATGCAATAAACTTTCGGAAGAAGAAAAGATCCAACTCTATCAGAGCATCAAATCCGTCTTAAATGATTCTATAGATTATATCCGTAAGAAACAGGCCCCTCTGGATTTTAAGGTCCGAGACCATGTAAAAGTTCGAAATCGGAAGAATGAACCATGTCCTCGCTGCGGAACCACGATCCGCAGGGCGAATGTTTTGGGTCACGATTCCTTCTTCTGTCCAAATTGCCAGAGAGTGCCCGGAGAACAGTTCATAGATTGGAATAAAACCCTCTGA